From the genome of Adhaeribacter pallidiroseus:
CTCAAGTCTATTATCCATCAAGTAGTTATGCTTTTTTTGGTAAACAATTGGTAAATAATTGCTAGATTAATCCTAATTTATATTGTTGCACCCAATCTAAGACATCAACACGGTCATTCAAGTGTAAAAGATAAGGATGCTTATTTTGTCTATTATGAACACCAGAAGTAAAATAGGAAGTTGTAACTATGATACCAGCATTAGCCTGCTCTTCCTTAATAACATCCATAAAGCTCCGCACGATGTCGATTTCTACTGGGTTCTTTGCAGCATAGCGTTTACATTCAACTAAAAATTTTATTGGGTACCCACCAATTTCTTGAATAGCTAAGATATCGTATCCACCATCCCTAGTTTGCTTAGTAAGTTCGACTTTGAAATTCCGCTTGTTTAAAAGTTCCGCAATAACTTCTTCAAAATGTCTAGGCTCAATCTTGTATAAAATGTCATTATTGTGGTAAATGTCGGAGATGATTGATTTAACTCTTTCTGATTCTTTAAATACTATCTGCTCAGATTCGTATTCTAAATCACCAACTAAATCAAACTCTAAAAATTTAAGTTTAGAATATTCAGGCGAGTTAAAGAACTTATTTAAGCCACCAATTCCTGGAATATTAATTTCGGGCGGTAATTTAAGTACTAACTTGCTAAATGGCTGATAGACTTGTGATATAGCAGCTGCCATGGTTCCAGCTTTAGAAATGGACTCAGTAAATTCCGCAGATTTTCTAAAGGCTTCTTTAATTTGATCGTTAAATATTTTGGTATCTTCCATTGCTTTCGTAAAAGCAGCCTGGCTGGCATGTAATTCAGACCATGGACTTTTTACTCCAAGCATTTGACTTTGGATAAGAGCAACCTTTTGAATCCAATCGTAGGGTTCCATTCTATATCTTCTAGTTTATACGTTACCCTTTAGCAAAATTCATAGTAGTTAAAAGCTCATTGTGCTTCTCCAACAAGGCAATGTATTTTTTCTGAAGATTTAAGAGAGCTTTAGTACATTCAGAAAGGCTTTGTAATTCGGTAACTGATTCTTCCGGCAATTCAGAAAGAGTTTCTTGAGAAGTTTTTAGTTCTGGTATATCTTGACTAAAATCATAGTGAATAATCTTGCCCACCCTTTTAATAAAATCAAGATCTAAGTTAGGTGTCTGAAACCTAACATATAGGGTATTACGAGTAATCGCCAAAGCTTCAGCAACTTTCACGATTTTCATATCGCTGTTTCTTACCTTTTGTTCAACTACTTCACCCCGATGTATCATAGCATTACAAAAATGCTAGATAAACTATCAAAAAAATTAACCAAAATTTTACATAATTCTTGCTTTATTGCGTACACTTTAACTTATTTGCTTAATTACTTAACATTTTTGTTAAATGTAATTAAATAATTCAGTCAATAAAAAGATTATTTGTTAAAAAAGTTAAAGAAAATCTGCGCAAAATGACACAATTAAGTAATAACTCTAATCTTGGTAAAAAGCCTACCAAAAAGCGTATTCGAAAAATTTATGTAATGCAGAAGCAAAACCAGCTTAAAAGCATACTAATGGAACTAGGTTTTGAAGATTATAAACCTACTGCTTCTCTTTT
Proteins encoded in this window:
- a CDS encoding restriction endonuclease → MEPYDWIQKVALIQSQMLGVKSPWSELHASQAAFTKAMEDTKIFNDQIKEAFRKSAEFTESISKAGTMAAAISQVYQPFSKLVLKLPPEINIPGIGGLNKFFNSPEYSKLKFLEFDLVGDLEYESEQIVFKESERVKSIISDIYHNNDILYKIEPRHFEEVIAELLNKRNFKVELTKQTRDGGYDILAIQEIGGYPIKFLVECKRYAAKNPVEIDIVRSFMDVIKEEQANAGIIVTTSYFTSGVHNRQNKHPYLLHLNDRVDVLDWVQQYKLGLI